The Daucus carota subsp. sativus chromosome 9, DH1 v3.0, whole genome shotgun sequence genome window below encodes:
- the LOC108201329 gene encoding uncharacterized protein LOC108201329: MMFPVAYAIVESESTDSWKWFIELLGEDLSLGDGHGYTIISDQQKGLDNAIKHYLPRVEHRLCTRHLYANIRKRYKTGAIRKAFWFAACATYPAAHQRIMKGLEKLSKPLSDKLKNLPPSSWSKAFFGTHSVCDNVENNMSESFNSWILNERLVSNYNYVLN; this comes from the exons ATGATGTTTCCAGTAGCATATGCGATTGTAGAGTCTGAAAGTACAGATAGTTGGAAGTGGTTCATTGAGTTGCTTGGAGAGGATTTGTCGCTTGGAGATGGTCATGGTTATACCATCATTTCTGATCAGCAGAAG GGTTTGGATAATGCAATTAAACACTATCTTCCAAGAGTGGAGCACAGGCTGTGCACGAGGCACCTTTATGCTAACATTAGAAAAAG ATACAAAACCGGTGCTATTAGAAAGGCTTTTTGGTTTGCTGCTTGTGCAACATACCCTGCTGCTCATCAGAGAATCATGAAGGGTTTAGAAAAGTTATCGAAACCTCTCtctgataaattaaaaaatttgccTCCAAGTAGCTGGTCTAAAGCTTTTTTTGGAACACACTCGGTATGTGACAATGTTGAGAACAACATGTCCGAGTCTTTCAACTCTTGGATCCTAAATGAAAGGTTAGTTTCTAATTACAATTACGTCTTAAATTAA
- the LOC108192402 gene encoding probable alpha,alpha-trehalose-phosphate synthase [UDP-forming] 9 produces the protein MAVLVFLRNKRYRAKLGFFLHSPVLASEIYQTLHVSADILRILLNYDLIGFHTFDFGRLIFSCCSIMLGQDCESKRGQIGLDYSARTVYIKILPIGIHLEKVENVLNIPSTSVKVKEFEGKLKGNHVIVGVDDMNLFKAISLKLLASEQLLRKYENLRDIVVLVQIINPERNSGEDIEEVRWETYGTANRINQIYGSCGHQLVILIDRPVDQCRALQLWMKLGELCHILLEISALIIYEYVGCSPSLSGTIGINPWGISFVAEAMRSTISMGDFLRQLRHEQNYSYVQSLDVAYWARSFVHSMERACLDHYNYQCWGMGFSFIFKTNRRAIFLDFVGILVPHSSTKKNLSSEAETALITLCDDPMNTVFIVSGSGRSSLTEWLAPCEGLGLAAEHGYFIRWKKTSEWQSSLVVDLQWKATVERIINSYTEVTDGSTIEVKESALVWHRQDADHDFESLQAKELSDHCKHVIANEPAVVRKGKNIVELKPQDASKGLVTEKVIATMVSNGEIPDFILCIGDMYDGTLKIVSSVVVPAVPEIFFCTVEQKPGTAKYFVDDTFEVQKLLQWLANVSSTQPSSAENPPSIP, from the exons ATGGCGGTCCTTGTGTTCTTGAGAAATAAGCGCTACAGGGCCAAACTCGGATTCTTTCTCCATAGTCCAGTCCTTGCATCAGAGATCTATCAAACACTTCATGTAAGTGCTGACATTCTGAGGATTTTGTTGAACTATGATCTCATCGGGTTTCATACTTTCGATTTTGGTCGCCTCATCTTCTCATGTTGTAGTATAATGCTAGGACAGGACTGTGAGTCCAAACGAGGACAAATTGGGCTGGATTATAGTGCTCGCACGGTGTATATCAAGATTCTGCCTATAGGAATTCATTTGGAAAAAGTTGAAAATGTTCTGAATATTCCTTCTACATCAGTGAAAGTCAAGGAATTCGAAGGGAAGCTCAAGGGGAACCATGTAATTGTTGGCGTAGACGACATGAACTTATTCAAGGCAATTAGTCTGAAGTTATTAGCATCTGAACAGCTATTGAGGAAGTATGAAAACTTGCGGGATATTGTGGTTCTTGTTCAAATTATCAATCCTGAAAGAAACTCAGGAGAAGACATTGAGGAAGTGAGATGGGAGACGTATGGAACTGCTAACAGGATTAATCAGATTTATGGTTCTTGTGGTCATCAACTAGTGATTCTAATTGATCGACCAGTTGATCAAT GCAGGGCTCTACAACTATGGATGAAGCTAGGGGAATTATGTCATATTCTCCTCGAAATAAGTGCGCTAATCATTTATGAATATGTTGGTTGTTCTCCATCTCTGAGTGGAACAATTGGAATAAATCCATGGGGTATTAGTTTCGTAGCTGAGGCTATGCGTTCTACGATCTCCATGGGTGATTTTTTAAGGCAATTAAGACATGAGCAGAACTATAGCTATGTTCAGTCTCTTGATGTGGCGTATTGGGCTCGCAGTTTCGTCCATAGCATGGAGAGAGCATGTCTTGATCACTATAATTATCAATGTTGGGGTATGGGCTTCAGTTTCATATTTAAG ACAAATAGGAGGGCTATATTTCTAGACTTTGTTGGCATCCTTGTTCCTCATTCCTCGACCAAGAAAAACCTTAGTAGTGAAGCTGAAACTGCTCTTATCACTCTGTGTGATGATCCTATGAACACTGTGTTTATCGTTAGTGGAAGTGGTAGAAGTTCCTTAACCGAGTGGCTGGCTCCATGTGAAGGTCTAGGACTAGCTGCTGAACATGGGTACTTCATAAG GTGGAAGAAAACTTCTGAATGGCAATCTAGTTTGGTTGTGGATCTCCAGTGGAAGGCAACAGTGGAGCGTATAATAAATTCGTATACAGAAGTCACGGATGGTTCCACCATCGAAGTCAAAGAAAGTGCTTTGGTTTGGCACCGTCAAGATGCAGATCATGATTTTGAATCCTTGCAGGCAAAGGAATTGTCGGATCATTGTAAACACGTCATTGCTAACGAACCTGCAGTAGTTAGAAAGGGAAAAAATATTGTTGAGCTTAAACCACAG GATGCAAGCAAAggcttggtcacagaaaaggtAATCGCGACAATGGTTAGCAATGGTGAGATCCCTGATTTTATCCTCTGCATTGGAGACATGTACGACGGTACTTTGAAAATTGTTTCATCTGTGGTGGTCCCCGCCGTTCCGGAAATCTTTTTCTGCACTGTGGAGCAAAAGCCTGGCACGGCCAAGTACTTTGTTGACGATACTTTTGAAGTTCAGAAGCTACTCCAGTGGCTTGCTAATGTTTCGAGTACGCAGCCAAGCTCCGCTGAAAATCCGCCAAGTATTCCCTGA